The following proteins are encoded in a genomic region of Sulfurimonas sp. HSL3-7:
- a CDS encoding DASS family sodium-coupled anion symporter, protein MNEERLQIKKIATALILGVLSFALAFLFLNYQQSALIGALVLLVTLWTNEGLALGVASLLPIVLFPTLGILSTKATTVNYANPIIYLFFGGFLLAIAVEKTGLHTWIADKVLLLFPNTAKGIVFSLTITSGLLSSILSNTTTALLLIPIALYLSAEPKLKLRFALSIAYGASVGGILTPIGTPPNLILLGVMEEKGMEAIPFFQWIWMVAPLSVTMFIAVASVLSIGVGKVKITRNIEHKAMTLSQKKVMFLLASLMLLLLVNAPIKPYWNGLGMSEPVILLSAGLLLFAPPFRLLEWMGDKDKIPYRIMLLFGAGFSIAEAFSVTGLADQVASYIVGMTTLAPVLLLLAIAAIVTFTTEVTSNTALISIMLPVIYSVAEQSGIDTRLFMMVATLCASYAFMLPIATPPNAIAMSSGVVDVKVMAKYGLVFNLVGIALIVLIAKLFWSHLI, encoded by the coding sequence ATGAATGAAGAGCGTCTACAGATAAAGAAGATAGCAACTGCGCTGATTCTGGGTGTTCTTTCGTTCGCTCTTGCCTTCCTTTTTCTGAACTATCAGCAGTCGGCGTTAATCGGGGCGCTGGTCCTTTTAGTGACGCTTTGGACCAATGAGGGACTCGCCCTTGGTGTGGCCTCTCTTTTACCGATCGTCCTTTTTCCGACGCTGGGTATTTTAAGTACCAAAGCGACAACGGTCAACTATGCCAATCCCATCATCTATCTTTTTTTCGGGGGATTTTTACTGGCAATAGCGGTGGAAAAGACAGGGCTGCATACCTGGATCGCAGACAAGGTATTGCTGCTGTTTCCCAATACGGCAAAGGGGATCGTCTTCTCTCTGACGATCACTTCGGGCCTGCTCAGCTCCATACTCTCCAATACGACAACGGCCCTGCTGCTGATCCCTATAGCGCTCTATCTCTCTGCTGAGCCTAAGCTCAAACTCCGTTTCGCACTTTCTATTGCCTATGGGGCGAGTGTAGGGGGGATATTGACGCCGATCGGGACGCCGCCGAACCTGATCCTTCTTGGGGTGATGGAGGAGAAAGGGATGGAAGCGATCCCCTTTTTTCAATGGATCTGGATGGTCGCGCCGCTCTCAGTCACGATGTTTATTGCGGTCGCCTCTGTGTTGAGTATCGGTGTCGGCAAGGTGAAAATAACGAGAAATATCGAGCATAAAGCGATGACACTGTCGCAGAAGAAAGTGATGTTCTTATTGGCCTCGCTGATGCTGCTGTTGTTGGTTAATGCGCCGATAAAACCTTACTGGAACGGTCTGGGGATGAGCGAACCGGTCATCCTGCTCTCTGCCGGGCTGCTTCTTTTCGCACCGCCGTTTCGTCTGCTTGAGTGGATGGGCGACAAAGATAAGATCCCGTACCGTATTATGCTGCTATTTGGTGCCGGTTTTTCGATTGCGGAGGCTTTCTCAGTGACCGGTTTGGCCGATCAGGTCGCTTCGTATATCGTGGGGATGACCACCCTGGCCCCGGTTCTGCTTCTGCTGGCCATTGCGGCGATCGTCACTTTTACGACGGAGGTGACCTCCAATACGGCACTGATCTCGATTATGCTGCCGGTGATTTACTCGGTGGCAGAGCAGAGTGGTATCGATACCCGTCTCTTCATGATGGTGGCGACACTCTGTGCCAGTTACGCCTTTATGCTGCCCATTGCGACACCACCGAATGCGATCGCCATGTCATCGGGGGTAGTGGATGTGAAGGTCATGGCGAAGTATGGGCTGGTCTTTAACCTGGTCGGTATTGCGCTGATCGTCCTGATCGCCAAACTCTTCTGGAGCCACCTTATTTGA